The Anabrus simplex isolate iqAnaSimp1 chromosome 1, ASM4041472v1, whole genome shotgun sequence genome window below encodes:
- the LOC136858621 gene encoding histone-lysine N-methyltransferase SETMAR, which yields MEKTEIRAVIKYFVKKGMKAKEIHADFQNTLGDSAPSFSTVAKWTSKFKFGRESLDDDPRSGQPKSVTNPEFIAKVHKMVMEDRRLKVREIAEAVGMSSERIYYILTEELGMKKLTARWVSRLLTLDNKRTRLKMSKQSLARFQCNQQDFLCRFVTTDETWVHYYTPETKQQSKQWKHADSPPPKKAKAVRSAGKVMASVFWDAKGILLIDYLPTGQTITGQYYANLLDQLQEKIRETRPGLARKKVIFHQDNAPPHTSVIAMAKLHELGYELLPHPPYSPDLAPSDFHLFPKLKIFLGGQRFSTREELTVKLERYFTGLEESHFRDGIKAMEYRWTKCISLQGNYVEK from the coding sequence atggaaaaaactgagattcgagcagtgattaaatactttgtaaagaaaggtatgaaagcaaaggaaattcatgccgactttcagaacacactgggcgactctgctccttcattttcaactgttgccaagtggaccagcaagtttaaatttggtcgggagagcttggatgatgatccacgtagtggacagccaaaaagtgttacgaacccagaatttatcgcaaaagtgcataaaatggtcatggaggatcgtcgactgaaagtgcgggagattgctgaagctgtagggatgtcttctgaacggatatattatattttaaccgaagaattgggtatgaaaaaattaaccgcaagatgggtgtcgcggctcttgacattggacaataaacgcaccagattgaaaatgtccaaacaaagtctggcccgttttcagtgcaaccaacaagattttttgtgccggtttgtgactacagatgaaacttgggtccactactataccccagagacaaaacagcagtcaaagcagtggaaacatgctgattcaccaccaccaaagaaagcaaaggcagtgcgttcggccggaaaggtcatggcttcagttttctgggatgcaaaaggcattctgctgatagattatcttcctactggccaaacaattacggggcaatactatgcaaacctcctagaccaactacaggaaaagatacgcgaaacaaggcctggtttggcaaggaaaaaggtaatctttcatcaggacaacgctccgccgcacacaagtgttattgccatggcaaaacttcatgaactggggtacgaattgttgccacatccaccttattcacctgatttggcaccatcagactttcatctattccccaagctgaaaatttttctcggtggacagagattttctacaagggaagaactgacagtcaaattggagaggtattttacaggcctggaggaatctcattttcgagatgggatcaaggcaatggaatatcgctggaccaaatgcattagtctacagggaaactatgttgaaaaataa